The DNA window taAGCCAAAATTTCAAGTTTTAGACACAGTTACAATCTTCAGAATGAACATTCTAAGCTCTTTGCTGCTACCTCCAGAACACAGTTATTGCCATGACAACTTGATGGAATGTTTACTTTTCATTGGCATTCTAGAAAACCAAACTAGAATGTTCAGGAAAATGCAGCTCAGTCTATTTGAGACACTGGAGAGAGAGGTTGATTACTATGAAGCTCAGCAAGATTTTCAAATGCTGCTGCTCAGCGCCCATGGAGGAGTCATCCAACAGGAAGAAAGGAGTGCAGAAAGGTATGGAGACCCTTGTAGCCACTCCTGAGATGCTCCAACTGGAGGCAAGACCAAGTGCAGAGATACATGCTCTTACAGAGCCTCTGAGAGAGGAGACTCCAGCAGAGCCAAACTTTTACCTTCATGTCAACTGGTGGAATTACCAGAAAAGATCTGAGAGGATCCAGGTACTGAACGAAGACCAGAGTCAGCTTGCCTACGAAACAAAGTGTCAGCTGGAGGAAGACAGAGTGGCAATGCTTCATAACTGGTTTGCCCGGAGACAGGAGGCACTGGATTTAATGGGTAAGCATATCATAAACACCCACTgaaacttttcttttgtttcattttaGCTTAATCATGTTTCACTGCTTGTATATTATGTTTTGTATTTAATATGGTTTATTTCCAATATTAGGCTACATATTGCTCTGCATTATTCTCTGTAGGCATATGCACATTCAATCAGTTTCTTttggataatataatataatattatgctGTATCAAAATTGACTGTGAACTTGATCACTCTGTCCTTAAACATTCTCCATTCTACAATAttatgtactgtgttcatttatgACTCATGTTTACCTCTGTCCTAACTGACTGTTTTGATCAACATTGCAGCTACTGATGCCAAAGAGCTGACTGCACTGGCTGACAAAGATCAGCTGGCCGGGGTCTCTCTCAAGTGGAGAGAGGTCTT is part of the Engraulis encrasicolus isolate BLACKSEA-1 chromosome 9, IST_EnEncr_1.0, whole genome shotgun sequence genome and encodes:
- the LOC134455969 gene encoding uncharacterized protein LOC134455969, whose protein sequence is MKLSKIFKCCCSAPMEESSNRKKGVQKGMETLVATPEMLQLEARPSAEIHALTEPLREETPAEPNFYLHVNWWNYQKRSERIQVLNEDQSQLAYETKCQLEEDRVAMLHNWFARRQEALDLMATDAKELTALADKDQLAGVSLKWREVLRRNQSGSGTLSAEESGTLFAEKSWADAADGQCNTLAQSATLSAEPSWADAADGQEKTSSRRTRYLWSRIMRQSWRSGQINSN